Proteins from a single region of Tachysurus vachellii isolate PV-2020 chromosome 15, HZAU_Pvac_v1, whole genome shotgun sequence:
- the fam110b gene encoding protein FAM110B codes for MPTETLPPDSKALGAGGAVASAVPLRILNKGPEYFRRATEPNPKRLSAVERLEADKAKYVKSQEVINAKQEPVKPQVLAKRSPGVSSALKASNNNAKSDTCASSKRENLNLEILKNLLNSSSSAEGPAKSSVARSWAPESGHRSFPESLNVPAAAFHGRKSPQNLNLSRGLMENHGAEGDRLPLHASQSSSDIRRLCNGKPFRSGRSSSSSSAPPLPPKPSAKALGISDHMKCPAETELEARRPSLHRSKSDLSDRLARSGADAERFFNYCGLEPDQLEGFVEGFGRASSDIVSLNFRSASMISSDCGRSRHTDDNDDLSNEDEDEEERVPYGISAVERNARVIKWLYSIKQARESQKVSHV; via the coding sequence ATGCCCACCGAGACGCTGCCGCCAGATAGCAAGGCGTTGGGCGCTGGTGGTGCCGTGGCCTCGGCCGTACCTCTCCGAATATTAAACAAAGGTCCTGAATATTTCAGAAGAGCCACAGAACCCAACCCGAAGCGCCTGAGTGCTGTGGAGCGACTTGAAGCTGACAAAGCCAAGTATGTCAAGAGCCAGGAAGTGATAAATGCAAAGCAAGAACCGGTGAAGCCTCAGGTTCTCGCAAAGCGGAGCCCAGGGGTGAGTTCGGCTCTTAAAGCCTCCAATAATAACGCCAAATCAGACACTTGCGCCAGCTCCAAGCGTGAAAATCTCAACCTGGAGATCCTGAAGAACCTGCTCAACAGCTCATCATCAGCAGAAGGACCTGCTAAAAGCTCAGTGGCGAGGAGCTGGGCACCAGAATCCGGGCATCGCTCCTTTCCTGAATCCTTAAATGTCCCAGCTGCAGCCTTTCATGGCCGGAAAAGCCCCCAGAACCTGAACCTAAGTCGTGGACTTATGGAGAACCACGGGGCTGAGGGCGATCGATTACCACTCCATGCTTCTCAGAGTTCCTCGGACATTCGGCGGCTGTGTAACGGAAAGCCATTCCGTTCGGgacgcagcagcagcagcagctcagcTCCTCCGCTGCCCCCGAAACCAAGTGCAAAGGCTCTAGGAATCTCTGACCACATGAAATGTCCAGCTGAAACGGAACTGGAAGCTCGTCGGCCCTCGCTGCATCGTTCTAAATCAGACTTGAGCGACCGCTTGGCTCGGTCTGGCGCAGATGCAGAGAGGTTCTTTAACTACTGCGGCCTGGAACCAGACCAGCTTGAGGGTTTTGTTGAAGGCTTCGGTCGTGCCAGCTCTGATATCGTATCACTGAACTTCCGTAGTGCCAGCATGATCAGCTCGGACTGCGGCCGCTCACGACACACCGACGACAACGACGACCTTTCCAATGAAgacgaggatgaggaggagCGAGTCCCCTATGGAATCTCTGCCGTTGAGCGCAACGCCCGCGTCATCAAGTGGCTCTACAGCATCAAGCAGGCACGAGAATCTCAGAAAGTCTCGCATGTTTGA